CGGCGCTGGCGGAAAGCGGGCTGAAGCCGCGGCACCTGAAGCTCGAGATCACCGAGAGCGCGCTGCTGGAGAGCGACGCGGCCGGGCGGGTGCTGGCCGAGCTCTGCGCGCTGGGGATCGAGATGCAGCTGGACGACTTCGGCACCGGCTACTCGTCGCTCTCGGCGCTGCACCGGCTGCCGATGAAGGCGCTGAAGGTGGACCGCACCTTCGTGGGCCGCATCGGCCAGGGCGACGCGCCGCTGCAGCTGGTGCGCACCATCGCGCTGATGGGGAAGGGGCTGGAGCTGGCGGTGATCGCGGAAGGGGTGGAGACCGGGGCGCAGCTGGCCGAGGTGCGCGCCGCCGGCTGCGACTACGCGCAGGGGTATCTCATCTCCCGCCCGGTGAGCGCCGGGGCGATCCGGGAGATGCTGGAACCGGGACGGGAGTGGACGTGATGCGGAAGCTGGGGATCCTGGCGGCGATGGGGATGGCGGCCGCCGCCGCGTGCACACGCCCGGCCGCCGTGCCGCCCGCCGGCGGAGCGTCCGCGCGGGCGGACAGCATCGTGCTGGAGCGCACGCGCTGCTACGGCTTCTGCCCCGCGTACCGGCTGGTGCTGGCGCGCACGGGCGAGGTGCGCTTCACCTCCATCTGGCCCGCGGACACGCCGCCGGGCAGCGGGACCGTCGCCGTGCGCGACTTCGACGCGCTGGTGGACGAGGCCGGGCGCATCGGGTTCTGGAGCCTCCCGGACGAGATCCAGGGCTCCTCGCTCTGCCCCAACGCCTCCACGGACAGCCCGAGCACCATCGTCACCCTCCACGCGGCCGGCCGCTTCAAGCGCGTGAACGACTACCACGGCTGCCGGGAGGAACCCCGCCTCACCGGCCTGCGCGTCCTCGAGGCCCGCATCGACAGCGTGGCCGGCTCGCGCCGCTGGATCGTGACGCCGAACACGCGGTAGGGGCCACAAGGATTCCATCCATCCACGCAAAAGACGTCATCCTGAGTCGAACACCGCGCTGCGCGCGACCACGATGGATGAAAGGGGCGTCCTCCGGAATCGGAACTCGCCGCCGAGCCGAACAGCCTCGCGCAGTTTGCGAGGCTTCCCGTAGTTGTTGCTGCGACTTTAGTCGCCGGTGAGGGGGCCAGCCCGCGATCTTTCCATTCAGGCCGGCCATGCTGAAGCCGAGGCATGCGCCGTAAGTCGCAGGCCGAAGGATCCATGGCCGGCCCGGCACGTGAGTCCGGCAAGGCGCACGAGAGCATCTTCGGTTGCGTCGAGATCGGCGAAAATGCGAGTGAACTCGCGGCTACAACGGCACACACTCCGCCTGCGCGGCGTTCGCCCGGCCGCGATCCAATCGCGCGGAGGAGTTCATCAAGGGGAAACCTGGAACTGTGATCCGCCGGAACGGTCCCCACTGTCCATGACGCCGCCCCGCCGCACGCCCTATCTTCATCCCGCAGCACTTTCGCACTCTCGCACCTTTGCACTCTCGCACCTTCGCACTCTCGCACCTCGTTTCCCGATGCCCCAGCCGATCATCCAGGTCGACGCCTTCGCCGAGCGGCCGTTCACCGGCAACCCCGCGGCCGTGTGCGTGATGCCCGCGCCGCGCGACGAGGCGTGGATGCAGAGCGTGGCGATGGAGATGAACCTCTCCGAGACCGCCTTCCTGCACCCCGAGGACGGCGGCTACCGCCTGCGCTGGTTCACGCCCGCGGTCGAGGTCGCGCTCTGCGGGCACGCCACCCTCGCCAGCGCGCACGTGCTGTGGGAGACGGGCGCGCTGGCGGCGGGCGACGAGGCGCGCTTCCAGACGCAGAGCGGCCTTCTCACCTGCCGCCGCGACGGCGAGTGGATCTGGATGGACTTTCCCGCCAAGCCGGAGGAGGCGTCCGGCCCGATCGCCGGGCTGGCGGAGGCGCTGGGGGTCGCGCCGGTGTACGTGGGGCGCAGCCACTTCGACGTGATCGTGGAGGTCGCGTCGGAGGACGAGGTGCGGCGCCTGGAGCCGGACATCCGCGCGCTCCGCGGCGTGCAGGCGCGCGGCGTCATCGTCACCGCGCGGGGCGATGGGGATGGATACGACTTCGTCTCCCGCTTCTTCGCGCCGAACGCGGGGGTGGACGAGGACCCGGTGACCGGCTCGGCGCACTGCGTGCTGGCGCCGTACTGGGCGCGGAAGCTGGGCCGCAACGAGCTCGCCGGCTACCAGGCCTCGCGCCGCGGCGGCACCGTGCGCGTCCGCGCCGCCGGCGACCGCGTGCACCTGGGCGGCCGGGCCGTCACCGTTCTCCGCGGCGAGCTGGCGGAGTGAGGATGCTGGCCGCGCGCCGATCCAAAAAGACGTCATCCTGAGTCATCCCCGCGTTGCGCGCGCAGGAAGGATGAAAGGAGATGGGTCATGAGCGCTGATGCCATGGAATGAGCCGATCAGCCTCGCGCAGTTTGCGAGGCTTCCCGTAGTTGTTGCTGCGACTTCAGTCGCCGGTGAGGGGGCCAGCTCGCGCACTTTCTCTTCAGGCCGGCCACACTAAAAGGCGAATGAATTCGCGGCAACAACAGCACAAAGTCCCTGCGGGACTGCGGAGGCGGCATCTCTGAGGTTCGATCAGCAAGGGTGTGAGCCAATTTCAGTTGAGCCGCGGGGAGCAGATCTCCGCGGCTCTTTCCTTTTCGGGGGGATGGAGATGGAAACCTCCGCGCATCCATCCCCGTATCGCCCGGCGCGGTCGCAGGATGACACACCGTCCGTCCGCGCGGGGGGACGCGGCGGGGGCCGCATCGCCGCCGGGTTTGGCATCGCGATCACCGCATCTCCAATCGATTCAACGACATCCATCACCGTCTCCGGAAGCTTCCGGGCGTGGCGCGGAATGTCCGTTGGCGGCGGATGGAAACGAGCGCCATCCCCCGGAGCTTTTTCTCTTCATCCCCACCCGCAGTCCAACCATGCTTGCAACCGCCGCGACCCTGCTCCTGCTGGCGAGCGCCCCGGCCGACACCACGCCGGCGGCGCCGCTCTCCGCATCCGTGATCGCGGGCGCCTACCGCGACCCCGCCGCGCGCGAGATGGTGCGCCGCGCGCGCGAGTACCGGCGCCTGACCGACCGCAGCGTGCGCGCGTACCGGGCGCTGGCGCGCGAGCGCTCGTCCGCCGGGCTGCGCACGGTGCTCCGCAACCGCATGCTCTTCGGGCGAGAGCTGGCGGCGCGCATCGACTGGCGCCGCGAGGGCGCGGTGCGCGTGGAGCTGCTGGGCGCCCGCTCGCGCAGCGTGGGCGACGACGACGACGACAACAACGACGTGCGCGAGCAGGCGCGCAGCCTGGCGTTCGACCCCGCCGACGACCGCATGCGGATGGGGCTGCTGGGCACCACCTGGATCCGCCATCCGCTGGCCGAGGGGAGCGAGCGCGACTACCGCTTCCGTGCCGGCGACACGCTGACCGTGCGCCTTTCGGGCGGCGAGACGGTGCGCGTGTTCGAGCTGCGCGTGGAGCCGCGGCGGCTGGACGCGCCGCTGGTGAGCGGGTCCATCTGGCTGGAGGACCGCAGCTACGGCGTGGTGCGCACGCTGCTGCGCCTGTCGCACTCGCTGATGGAGGAGATCCGGAGCGAGACGCACAGCGACAGCGCGGGCCGCCGCCAGGTGAACGTGGGCGTGCAGGTGGGCCGCGACAGCGCGTCGGGCGGGCGGCGGCGGCGC
This region of Longimicrobium sp. genomic DNA includes:
- a CDS encoding PhzF family phenazine biosynthesis protein codes for the protein MPQPIIQVDAFAERPFTGNPAAVCVMPAPRDEAWMQSVAMEMNLSETAFLHPEDGGYRLRWFTPAVEVALCGHATLASAHVLWETGALAAGDEARFQTQSGLLTCRRDGEWIWMDFPAKPEEASGPIAGLAEALGVAPVYVGRSHFDVIVEVASEDEVRRLEPDIRALRGVQARGVIVTARGDGDGYDFVSRFFAPNAGVDEDPVTGSAHCVLAPYWARKLGRNELAGYQASRRGGTVRVRAAGDRVHLGGRAVTVLRGELAE
- a CDS encoding DUF6438 domain-containing protein encodes the protein MRKLGILAAMGMAAAAACTRPAAVPPAGGASARADSIVLERTRCYGFCPAYRLVLARTGEVRFTSIWPADTPPGSGTVAVRDFDALVDEAGRIGFWSLPDEIQGSSLCPNASTDSPSTIVTLHAAGRFKRVNDYHGCREEPRLTGLRVLEARIDSVAGSRRWIVTPNTR